The sequence GCGGAGGGGAAAAACAAAGGGTTGCAATAGCCCGTGCTTTTCTATACGATACAGAGTTGATACTGATGGATGAATCTTTAAAATCTCTGGATTTTTCCCTGAAAATAAAATTGATCGATCTGATCATCTCCCTTTTGGAAAAATACTCAAAAACTCTCATCATGATAAGTCACGATATAGATGAGATCCTCCTCATGGCAGATGAAGTGATTATATTTTCTAAAAAACCAACTGTTATAGAAGAGGTTCTCACCATTGATTTCCCAAAATCTGAACGAACCCTGTCTTCCAAAGAATTGAAAATATACAAAAATAAAATCTATGATGCGATCCTGAAATAGGCCCTGCATCACTATAATTAGGAGAGTGAGTCCATGCAAAACATATTAATATCATTAATCTTAGGCATTTTAATAGGTTCTACGGTGAAATTTTCCGATAAGATGAAAAAATTTAATGCAACATTTCAGCATTTAGGAGTAATTCTTTTATTGTTTGCCATTGGGATTACCATTGGGATCAACCGGTCATTGCTCGGTAATTTAAAGGAAATAGGCGGTATTTCCCTTGTTTTTGCCGTTCTCACTTCCCTATTCAGTATCATTTTGGTATTTTTCATGAGCAGAATAATAATTAAAGGGAGGAATAATTAATGACATTATCTATAGTTGCTTCTGTGATAACAGGTATTTTAGGAGGATATTTTTTCATTTCTGAATCTTTTACCCAGCACATCGATATCCTTATAGATTCAGCACTTTATTTTTTAATATTTTGTGTAGGAATAGACATAGGATTAAATAAGCATATTTTTAAGGATCTAAAAAAACATAGTTTAATTATTTTAATAATTCCAACTTCTATAATTGCAGGGAGTTTAATAGGAGGACTTATCACCGGCTATATCTTTCATATGCCTAAAAACTTAAGTATGGCTATTTCCTCTGGTTTCGGATGGTACAGCCTTTCCGGTATTATCCTCACACAATTG comes from Psychrilyobacter piezotolerans and encodes:
- a CDS encoding lysine exporter LysO family protein, whose protein sequence is MTLSIVASVITGILGGYFFISESFTQHIDILIDSALYFLIFCVGIDIGLNKHIFKDLKKHSLIILIIPTSIIAGSLIGGLITGYIFHMPKNLSMAISSGFGWYSLSGIILTQLHSAEIGTIAFLTNIFRELITVVSIPFIAKYLNDYTAIAPAGATSMDSTLPIISKYTNPETVVIAFINGILLSGLVPVLVPFFYSI
- a CDS encoding LysO family transporter — translated: MQNILISLILGILIGSTVKFSDKMKKFNATFQHLGVILLLFAIGITIGINRSLLGNLKEIGGISLVFAVLTSLFSIILVFFMSRIIIKGRNN